TTTAAGAACGTCCCTGTTTTTGATCCCTGTTTTTGTTACCGTCCCGGTTTTTTTGATAATATCGACAGGAGCATTGCCCTCGATAGATTCCTACAGGGAGCGGAACGATGTCCGGCCACAATAAATGGAGCTCGATCAAGCACAAGAAGGGGAAGGCCGACGCCCAGCGCGGCAAGGCTTTTACAAAGATCACGCGGGAGCTGATAACCTCCGCGAAGATAGGCGGCGGCGACCCGAACGGAAATGCGCGGCTTCGCGCAGCGATGCTGGCCGCCCGGGCGGTGAACATGCCCAACGACAACATCCAGCGGGCGATCAAGAAGGGGACCGGCGAGCTGGACGGTGTTTCATACGAGGAATTCATTTACGAAGGGTACGGCCCCAACGGCGTCGCCGTTCTGGTGAAGGTGCTCACCGACAACAAGAACCGCACAGTCGCCGATGTCCGCCACATTTTCACCAAGTACAACGGCAACCTCGGCGAGACCGGCTGTGTTAACTGGATGTTCAGCAAGAAGGGATCCATCGCCGTATCCAAGGAAGCGATCGACGAAGAGAAGCTTATCGATCTCGCGCTGGAACTGGGCGCCGACGACGTCGCCAACGATCCCGAGTCCCACGAATACGAGGTCCGGTGCGAGCCGGAGGCTTTCGAGGACGTAAAGAAGGGCCTCGATGAAAAGGGGATAAAGATAAATTCGGCAGAGGTGGCCATGGTTCCGCAGACCACAGTGCACCTGGAAGGAAAGGCCGCGGATGCCATGCTGCGCCTCATGAACGCCCTTGAAGAGTCCGACGACGTCCAGAACGTCTGGGCCAATTTCGACATCTCCGACGAAGCGATGGAAGCGTTCGGGTAATTAGCTGGGCGGGGGACACTCCTCAACGTGAAACTTGATACAGGAAAGTCCCCCGAATGCACCTTCTCCTCCCCCGTTCCTACCTCCGCTTCTACGGAAAGTCCTCATGAGTAAGCCTCGAAGGATCCTGGGGATCGATCCGGGTTCCCGAGCCACGGGATACGGCATCATAGATGTCCGCGGCAACGGCATGTCGCCTGTCGCCTGGGGCGTCATACGAACTGACGCTTCGAACCCCTTCCCCGACCGGTTGTTCGAGATCCACAAAAAACTCTCCGAAGTGATCCTGCTCCACAAGCCGACCGAGGCCGCCGTGGAAAACGTGTTCCTCGCGAAGAACGCCGCCTCCGCGCTGAAGCTGGGCCAGGCGCGCGGCGCGGCAATCGTCGCGTGCCGGTCGAACGGCATTCCCGTTCATGAGTACAGTGCGAAGGAGATCAAGACGGCCGCCACCGGGTTCGGGGCGGCATCGAAGGACCAGGTTGGCGGCATGGTTTGCAGGCTCCTCGGGATCCGCGATAACGTACCGCCGGATGCGTCCGATGCGCTCGCCATGGCATTTTGCAGGGCAGTTACCAGAAATATTTACCCGTGATGAAAGTTAATGAATTAAGAGGACAATGATTCCTGATCGCAGGAGAATTTATTACCTACCGGGAAGCTATCCACAAGAAACTGCGAAATATTTTTCTTAGAATAAGAAAATCAATCCACTCAGGGCTTAACCAGTAATTATTACAGTAATCCTTTTTTGCTTAACTTGTTGTTATTACAATTGAAACGTTTTTCCCATCCCATTGGAACAGTATTTGCTGTATATCATCGTGTTCGCAGGGGGCCGTTCGCCAAATGGGGGTGAAGCGGCCATCCGGTTGAAGATGAATCTGTTTCGCCGGAACGAACGGGGGGAGCCATGAAGAAACTGGCAGGGGTCGTCATCGCGGTCGGGATCATTATTTTCACAACGGGGCTCTCCCGGGCGGACATCATAAACGGGGACTTTTCGAACGGGCTGAACAGTTGGAATGCCTCTCCGATAAACCCCGATACCGACACGTCGGTTTTCACAGGACTCGACGGCAAAAAGAGCGGCGTTTACGTTGAAAACCAGCAGGCGGTTCTGAGGACCGTAGGATTCAACTCGGACTATACCTATTTCACGCTTGCCCATTCGGAATTTTCCATGCCGGGCGGCTCCGTTAGTGTCGAATTCAAGTACAGGTTCGGATGGGACGGCAGCGATGCGAAGTATTCGGAATGGACGGTCGATGATCCGAACGATCCGAACTTCCTCCGCGATTTTCTCCAGGTCATCCTTTACGACGGAAATGGTGTTCCCGATTACGCCAATCTGATTGAACTGTATCCGTCGGACGATCCGCAGTGGATAACTTATTCCCGCATGTTCGATGGTGTCGCGCCGGGCAGCTTTGGGAGCATCTCGTTTTCACTTATCGATTCGGACAACGCCCGCATGTCGAGGTTGCTGATTGACGATGTA
The sequence above is a segment of the Deltaproteobacteria bacterium genome. Coding sequences within it:
- a CDS encoding YebC/PmpR family DNA-binding transcriptional regulator is translated as MSGHNKWSSIKHKKGKADAQRGKAFTKITRELITSAKIGGGDPNGNARLRAAMLAARAVNMPNDNIQRAIKKGTGELDGVSYEEFIYEGYGPNGVAVLVKVLTDNKNRTVADVRHIFTKYNGNLGETGCVNWMFSKKGSIAVSKEAIDEEKLIDLALELGADDVANDPESHEYEVRCEPEAFEDVKKGLDEKGIKINSAEVAMVPQTTVHLEGKAADAMLRLMNALEESDDVQNVWANFDISDEAMEAFG
- the ruvC gene encoding crossover junction endodeoxyribonuclease RuvC, giving the protein MSKPRRILGIDPGSRATGYGIIDVRGNGMSPVAWGVIRTDASNPFPDRLFEIHKKLSEVILLHKPTEAAVENVFLAKNAASALKLGQARGAAIVACRSNGIPVHEYSAKEIKTAATGFGAASKDQVGGMVCRLLGIRDNVPPDASDALAMAFCRAVTRNIYP
- a CDS encoding PEP-CTERM sorting domain-containing protein — encoded protein: MKKLAGVVIAVGIIIFTTGLSRADIINGDFSNGLNSWNASPINPDTDTSVFTGLDGKKSGVYVENQQAVLRTVGFNSDYTYFTLAHSEFSMPGGSVSVEFKYRFGWDGSDAKYSEWTVDDPNDPNFLRDFLQVILYDGNGVPDYANLIELYPSDDPQWITYSRMFDGVAPGSFGSISFSLIDSDNARMSRLLIDDVMGGNSPAPAPVPEPGTLMLLGSGLAGLAGWGRKKIRR